One genomic region from Verrucomicrobiia bacterium encodes:
- a CDS encoding polyprenyl synthetase family protein — MDVRLEAILRPIGPQLEDFEKQLKTCLLARSTFVYQVTEHILTRRGKRLRPAFVFLSSGQMAADPGRAMLAALAVELIHTATLLHDDVIDVSSTRRGQPTVNSKWNNLVSVLMGDYLFSKAFRLLVQADSVDLLEAFSNATERVSVGQLVEIQHINNFDIGEADYFSLIADKTASLFAVSCEAGAILAGRPEGEREKIREFGEKVGVAFQISDDLLDIVGTEAVTGKTVGNDLREGKVTLPLIYTLNNGGSPRKNEIVSLLKNGAGNGAAEKVAGIVLETGGVEYAQKKALQYGQEALELLSGLPATAFKKSLEEVARFAALREQ, encoded by the coding sequence CAAAACCTGTCTTTTGGCCCGTTCCACTTTCGTTTATCAGGTCACCGAGCATATTTTAACCCGCCGGGGGAAGCGGCTGCGGCCGGCCTTTGTTTTTCTTTCCTCCGGCCAGATGGCGGCCGACCCCGGCCGGGCGATGCTGGCGGCGTTGGCCGTCGAGCTCATCCACACCGCCACGCTTTTGCATGACGATGTCATTGACGTTTCCTCCACCCGCCGCGGCCAGCCGACGGTGAATTCCAAATGGAACAATCTGGTCTCCGTTTTGATGGGAGATTATCTTTTCTCCAAGGCGTTCCGGCTTTTGGTGCAGGCGGACAGCGTCGATTTGCTGGAGGCGTTCTCGAACGCAACGGAGCGGGTGTCCGTGGGGCAGCTGGTGGAAATCCAGCACATCAACAATTTTGACATTGGCGAAGCGGATTATTTTTCACTGATTGCGGATAAAACCGCCTCCCTTTTTGCCGTATCCTGCGAGGCGGGGGCGATCCTTGCCGGCCGTCCGGAGGGGGAACGGGAAAAAATCCGGGAATTCGGGGAGAAAGTGGGGGTGGCTTTTCAGATTTCGGACGATTTGCTGGACATCGTCGGCACGGAGGCGGTCACCGGCAAAACGGTGGGAAACGATTTGCGGGAGGGGAAGGTAACGCTCCCCTTGATTTACACCCTGAACAACGGCGGCTCCCCGCGCAAAAACGAAATCGTCTCCCTTTTGAAAAACGGGGCGGGAAACGGAGCGGCGGAAAAAGTGGCCGGAATCGTTTTGGAAACGGGCGGGGTGGAGTACGCCCAGAAAAAAGCCCTGCAGTACGGGCAGGAGGCGTTGGAGCTCCTGTCCGGGCTACCGGCCACGGCATTCAAAAAGTCATTGGAAGAAGTGGCCCGCTTTGCCGCCCTGCGGGAGCAGTAG